TCGAGCAGGACCACACGCCGATCCAGCACTTGGGTCTCAAGCAGCTCGAACTGCAGGTCGGGATAGCCCTCGAACGCCGGTTCGACACCCGTTGTCGGCACGACAAGCGGGCACAGGATGAGCCGCAGCCGATCAACGAGGCCAGCGGCGGTAAGTTGTCGGATCAACGACAAGCTGCCCACGATACGGACCTCGGGGCCGCCATCCCCCTTCCACTCCCGTACCCGGTCCTCCAGATCGCCCCGCACGATGTCGAGCGTGGGCCAGTCAACGTGGTCGAGACGGCTGGAGACGACCCAGCCGGCTGTCTTCGTCATCTTGACGTAATCGTCGTCTCTCGCCTCATCCGGCAGGCCTGCCAGCAATTCGTAGGTGTGGCGGCCGAGCAGGTTGCGGTGCGGCTGGTCGGATTTGTCCGCAAGCCAGCGCGCAAATTCAGGGCCATTGAAGCCGTAATAGCCTGGCGAGCGGGTTCCTCGCGCGAATCCGTCGATGCTGAGGATCAGTTCTGCCACCAGTTCGCTCATTCGCTCACCTTGGTGTTGTGTGTGACGTCTGGCTTGCGTGTGGAGTGAGTGTACATGACTCGTCCTCGCCCACCTCATGCACCGTTGTGAAGGGTCGTCAGGGCTGTTCGCCCATGAACCTTTGAGCCCTGCCACACGACCGGCAGGGGCGGCGCCCTTTCCACGCAACATCAGGAAGGATCTAGCCTTACGTCAGGAACGTGCCCAGAGCCGCGCTGAGCAGGATGATCCCCAGGATGAGGACCGCCCACACCACCAGGGTGTGACGCAGCGCCTGTCTGAAGGTCACGCCGTTGGCGAGCGCCAGGCCGTGCACGAACACGCCCCCGGCCACCAGGCTGCCCAGCACCGCCAGCGGCCCGCCCAGCCCCACCACGAGGCTCAGCAGCGTGGCCAGGATGACCGGCACCAGGCTCAGGGCCGTGATGGCGCGAACCTCGTGCCGTTCCGTCGCGGCGCCGAAGCAGCGGCTCAACCCGGTGAACAGCCAGGGAAACAGGCCCAGGGTCAGGGCCCCGTTGACCACGGCGGCCAGCAGGGCCAGCGAGATCAGGCCGGTGTTCAAGGTCCCGAAGCGCGGGTCACGCACGCTCAGGCCCACCAACGTACCGGCCAGGACATACCCGGCAAACGCGAGCAGCGTGACCGGGGTACCCTGGCTCTGGATGACGTAGAGCTGATGCTCGGGGGTGAATGGCGTCGTCATGCCCGCAGTGTGGCCACGGGTCAGGTTGGAGGGTGCGCCTCAGTCGGTGACCGCACCCGCCACGGCAAGCGTCCCGGCAAAAACCAGGAGACCCACTGCGCAGCCCAGGAGACCAGTCACCAGCACGCTGGCAGCCAAGGCCAGCAGCGAGAAGAGGAGCATCCGGGCGACCTTCTGCCCGGCCGTGGCGTTGGGCAGGACGTGGTGGAGCCCCAGCACGGTGATCACGCCCAGGGACATCAGCAGCATGGGCTGTCCGAGGAAGGCGCTCGCGATCAGGAGGAAAGCCACCAGGGCGCCGTCGGCATTCAGGCGCCAGGCGCGAGGACGGAGGAGGGGAGCCGCGGAGCGAGAGATGGTCATGACGGACCTCCAATCGCCATTATGACCTGCGGGGCGACGCCCGGACCGTGAAAGGACCCGCCCTGTTTCCCCAGCAGGGTCCTCAGGCGGCCATCCGCCAACCCGAAGTGCGCCTCCACGGCGCGCACGTCCGCCTCACCCTGGGGCAGGAGGCACAGCTTGAGCTGCCACACCGTCACGCGCCTTGCCCCCAGCGTCAGGGCGAGGCTCGCCTCGTCCAGGTCGCGCCACAGGTACCCCAGGAAGGCGGGGTGGTGCTGAGCCTGCCAGGCGAGTTCACGCCACCTTCGCGGTGCTCCTGGGCTGTTCGTGTTCTTCCCCACGCTCATGCCCGCACCTCCTGCCGGTGGATCCGCAGGTCGAGGACGGATCGAGGCTGGCCCTGTGGGGCATGGAGCGGCACCGGCCCTCGCTGCCGCGCAACGTGAGACCGGACCTGTTATGGGGAGTCGTGCCACTCCATGCCGGATCCGGCTGAGGACGAGGAGATCGGGAGGCTGCCTCTGGCTGCGGGCTTCGGAACGAGAGGTGACATGCCATGACAAAACCCCCGCAC
This is a stretch of genomic DNA from Deinococcus aerius. It encodes these proteins:
- a CDS encoding dihydrofolate reductase family protein; this encodes MSELVAELILSIDGFARGTRSPGYYGFNGPEFARWLADKSDQPHRNLLGRHTYELLAGLPDEARDDDYVKMTKTAGWVVSSRLDHVDWPTLDIVRGDLEDRVREWKGDGGPEVRIVGSLSLIRQLTAAGLVDRLRLILCPLVVPTTGVEPAFEGYPDLQFELLETQVLDRRVVLLDYRPAGPPPHS